Part of the Paenibacillus terrae HPL-003 genome is shown below.
CAGCAATGGAGGCTCCCTCCGAAATATGCGTACAGCTTTTTGGCGGCCATGCGGATGATGCCGATGATGCTGGAGGAATTCCAAACGTTGAGACATGCCCACCGCATTCGGGGTGTGCATCAGCATGTGTCCAAATGGAATATGTATGCTACGCTTCGCAGATATGCGATTCCGCTGCTGGCGCAAAGCATCAGGCGCGCCCAGCGAATTGCTATTGCTATGGAGGCCAAGGGTTTTGTTAACGAAACCAGGCGCACGTATTATTATGTGATCCGTTATTCGGCTGTAGATATTATGTTTATTTTCTATTTTGTGGTGATGCTTACGCTGGCTTGGGGGCTTGGTATCCGTTTTCCTTATGTGGACGTGTGGGATGTACGCTAATTTGCTGTCAAAAGGCTTTGCCCGGTTTCTCCACTGTGTTATATTAATGCAATGGGAATTGACGGCTCGTACAGACCTGACTGGGCTGGCGGGCCTATTACATTTTCCCTGAGAAATGGATCATCAGGAGGCCAGTTTCATGATTACGCTGCATCAGGTAAGCAAGCATTATACGACCTCAAGCGGCCCATTTCATGCGGTTCAATCCGTGTCCCTTCAAGTGGAGGAAGGGGAGATTCACGGTATCATAGGTGCCAGCGGTGCCGGCAAGTCTACATTGCTCCGGTTGATGAATGTATTGGAACAGCCGGATGAGGGAAATGTGGTTGTAAATGGAGATGAGCTGACCCGCATGCCGGAAAAACGTCTCCGTGAAGCGCGGCGATCCATCGGGATGATTTTTCAGCATTATCATCTCGTCCACAACCGGACGGTTAGTGGAAATGTGGCAATGCCGCTGGAGCTGGCGGGCGTGCCGAAAAAAGAGAGAGCGGCACGTGTGCGCGAATGCCTGCAATTCGTCGGCTTGGCTGACAAAGCAGAGCAGTATCCAGCACAACTGAGCGGAGGTCAAAAGCAACGGGTGGCGATTGCCAGAGCGCTGGCGAATCGACCTGCAGTACTGCTTTGTGATGAGCCGACCTCAGCGCTTGATCCGCAGACAACGGCGGATATTCTAGGCGTGTTACGGGAGATCAACCGTGAGCTGGGGGTTACGATTGTGATCGTAACGCACGATATGGACGTGGTGCGGGGCATTTGTAGCCGCGTTTCGGAGATGCGGGATGGACATTTGCTTTCAACGCAGCTAGTGGCTGACCCAGCAGTCGATTCAACAGCGAAAGCAGGTGAAGCTCATGAATGAAACGCTGAGCATCATTGCGCAGTATCAGTCCGAGATATGGAAGGCCATTGGAGAGACGTTCATCATGGTGGGCTTTTCCATCGCAGCAGCCGTACTTTTGGGGCTGCCGGCAGGAACGATTTTGTATTTGTGCGGCAAAGGGCAAAAATATGAAAATCGGCTGGTGTTCACCATACTAAACAGTCTGGTCAATGTGATTCGCTCGTTCCCGTTCTTGCTGCTGGTCGTGTTTATGATTCCATTTACACGTCTCGTCGTGGGTACGGCACTGGGTACGATGGCGGCTACGGTTCCCATGTCAGTGGTAGCCATTGCCTACTATTCAAGGCTGGTGGAGCAGTCACTGCTGGATGTGCCAAAGGGTGTAATCGAAGCTGCTACTTCTATGGGAGCGTCTACCCTCCAGCTTATTTTTAAATTTTTGTACGTGGAAGCCCGCTCCGGGCTTGTACTGGGATTGACCACGTCCACGATCAGCTTCATCTCCTACTCCACGGTGATGGGCATTGTGGGCGGCGGCGGTGTGGGCGATTTCGCTATCCGCTACGGCTACCAGCGTTTTGAAACGGGCTTAATGGCGTTCACCATCGTCGTCATGATTATTTTCGTGCAAACGATCCAGTTCACCGGAAGCACCATATCCCGCCGGATCGACAAGCGATAAGAGAGGTTACAGCCTGCTATGTTAGAGCGGACGCTTTATTGAACATCTTATAAGTTCAAGCGTAACAGCAGCCTATGGCAAGAAGGTAAACTGAGGATGTAATCCCTCAGTACCGATAGATCGTAGGCAATACACTTGCACCACCCACCATGGGAAATGAGAATGACTTTACAGTGCCTCAAAAGCGTAGCGGGCAGAATTGTTCTAAAGAAGCGATAGCGTTCGCCTTTACCCCCGGATTTTTAACTTTAATGTTTTACTAAATGAAAAAAATCCGGGGGTAACAGCGATCGGAAGAACAATCTGCACGCGAAGCGGCTCCCTCTGTAACTCACTCTCTTTTCCCAATCACAAATTTACTTGGAGGTTCCTCACCTAATGAGTCGGAAAAACAACATAAAAACCAACCTGAAATTATTTACACTATTCGCTGTCGTCATGCTGCTGGTTGCTGGATGCGGCGGTCAAAAGCAGGCGGCACAAGAAACACAGCCTAAAGAAGCGACTTCTCAAAAAGAAGTGACTTTGAAAGTGGCGACGCTGATTCCACCGATGACGGATGTGCTGGATATCGTAAAACCATTGCTCAAACAGGACGGAGTCAATCTGGAAATCGTTGTGCTGTCGGACAATATCCAGCCGAATAACGCATTGGCAGCCCATGAAGTGGATGCTAACTTCTTTCAGCATGCTCCTTTTATGCAACAATACAATGAAAGCAACAAGTCTGATCTGGTAGCAGTCAAACCGATTTACAACGCCATCTATGGCGCGTACTCCAAAAAATACAAGAATATTAAAGATCTGCCCGAAGGTGCGACCATTGCGATTGCCAACGACCCGGCAAATACCGGACGTTCTCTTGTGATGATGGAACAAAACGGTCTTATCAAGCTTAAAGAAGGTGTAGGCTATCATGCTACACAGGCTGATATTATTGAAAACAAGAAAAAGTTTGTGTTCAAAGAAGTGGATCTCTTGATGCTGGCGCGGTCGCTGGATGATGTGGACATGGCTGCCATGTATCCCGCTTATGCCAAGCCACTGGGCCTGACACCGAAGAAGGACGCGTTGATTACTGAAAAGGACGATACTCACTTCGCCATTAATCTGGTAGCGCGCAAGGATAATGCGGATTCGGATGCCATTCAAAAGCTTGCGAAGCGAATGACCGGTCCAGAGGTTCGCAAATTTTTCGAGGATAATTACAAGGACAGCGTCATTCCAGCATTTTAAATAAATACGAGTGTTGAAACGTTGTTTTATGATTAGTTGTGGCCTGTATAAGGTAATGAAGTCTGTGATGAGCAGATGGAGTTCCTGGTGCAGGTCTTTTTCATTTCTATCCTTTATATGGATATTTTTCGTCGAAAACAGGGTAAAAAGTCTTAGTTTTAAAGCTTGTAGGGTGTGATATGGCTGTGAATTTGGTCATAAAGGGTGATGGAGTATTGGTTAGGAACATATTAAAATAAATATACGAACAAACATTCGTTTTCGGTTTCGTTAACGGTGTTTTGGGATAGGGGAAAAATTCAACTGACAACGGGTCAGAAGCGGAAGCAAGAAGGAAGGGGAACGACATGAAGCTGGCAGTAACTGTAAAAAGTTTGGGAAAACGAAAGCCGGAACTCGCAAAACAGGAGATGGAGCTGAATCCTGCCCCTGAAACTTTGCGAGAGCTGATTGCTGCTACCGTCGCCCTGAATGTCCGCAGACTGCGTGAAAAGCAGGAGAGTGTCGCACTGATTCCGTTCCTTACAGGGCAGGAGGTTCAGGCGCAGGGCGAGACAGGCAAGGTAGGATTCGGGTCCATCTATAATGATGGCGTTCCTGATGTGGAGGATGCGGTAACCACGGCGATGCAGGCTTTTGAAGACGGGTTGTACAGAGTTTTTGTACGTGATGAGGAAGCTACTGTGCTGGATGCCCCTTTGTTGCTTGAGGAAGGAAACGAGATTGTATTTATACGGTTCACAATGCTGGCCGGAAGCCTATGGTAGAGGGGGAAATGAAATATGCATCAGGAGAAAAATGAGCAGGAATATTTCACCGAACTGAAGGGGCGCGCGGCGCAACTGGATGGACAACAACAGGAATTGGCCCAATATGTTATGGAACTGGGGAGAATTCATTACATACGCGAGGATGAGGAGCCTTTTAACGAATGCCAGCGCATATTAAACGCACAGGCAGAAGCAAGCGGAGAGCCGCTGTTCAAGCCACTGGCAGAGGTGCTGTGTCAGTTGGTTGGAACAACGGCCGGGGATGTGTTTGAATATATAACGGAGCATCTGACTGAATATCCTTACAGTACAGGGTATGAGCGTAAACCGTTCCGTACCTCGGATATCACATTCCATACTTCGCGGATTTATAAAAGAATGGTGCAGCTTATCCGAATGGACTGGATCGGCTTCTCGCTCATAGATTATTTAACGAAAAAGGATTATGAACATGCGAATGACTATCGGATTCAAGAGACCATTAGTGATTGGATAGCCTATGAGTTGGACAACGGTAATCCGCAGGTGCTGGAGGCGCTAAAAGGTATTATTTATGGCGATAACCAGACTGCGCTTCTTTCGCGTGCCATGATTAAAGGATTGCTCTTGAGCCATCAAGAGGAGAATTACCATATGATCGGCGAGCTTTTGGCAGCTGCCAAGCTTCAGGAGGGATTGCGCCAAAGCATCGTGGAACAAATGGATGAAGGAACCCCGGAGGCCCTTGTATATCTGTTGAAGGTGATTATCGACCAGGGTTTCATTCGTTACAGCTCGGTGGTACGGGCGCTTGCGGTATGGACGGGCATGGGGCTGGAGTCGGCCAATCAGCGAGTGGTTCGCCAACTGATTGAGCAGGCGTATGAAGCGTTGACGAATAGCGAACTGCGTCAGGAATGGTTGACCAGCGCGAATGCCAATGAGGTATATATGAGCTTGTGGGCTACCGCAGTATATGAGGAACGTGATCTGTATGGACAAGTTCGACAGCTTATGGAGCAGGGAGTACCTTATCAGAAGATCGTAGCGCTTTATGTACTCTCTAACAGTAAAAACAAGGATGTGCGTCTGGGGATTGCCAGAGAATACCTGAATGAGACGAACCCGGAGCTTCAATATTGGGTATTGACTAACTATACAAGTAATTATTTTTACGAATGGGTAGAAGGCGGGACGGTCGCTGATCGGATTGTTAAAGTGGTGCGTACTCCATTGCTGGAAAATAAAGAAGAGCGGCGTAAGGATTTTGAGCGACTTCATGCTCTGTTTGAACAGATGAAAAAAGGCGAGTCTACCGAGCCCTCCAAGGTGCTGGATTTCGTAAACGTTCATCACCGTTCAGATGCACCGGTTCAAAAAATGCTGTATCTTGCCGGTTATGATATGGACGCGACCTGGATCGATGAAATCGTAGCTTTGAAGGATCAGATTAGCCCTGATCTGCGTGGCGAGCTACTTAATCATTTTGTGCAGAACCCGGATGATACGGTGCAACGTGAATTTATTTTCTCAAGCCTGTCTGACAAAAGTATGAGCATTCGCGAGTTCGCTGTTGCCAAGGCGCGCAAGCTGACGCTGGCGGAAGAAGAAATGCAGCAGATGGAGGGGCTATTAAAGCTCAAGACGGGTTCCCTGCGGCAAAGTGTCATTAGTTTGCTGCTGGTACAGCCGGATAAGTCTCTAAATGGCTCGTTGGAACGGTTGCTTCGAGCAAAGGCGGAGCTGCAACGATTGGGTGGACTGGAAATATTGACGAAGATCTACGCAGACCCTGAGCGTGCCGAGCAGTATGGAACCCTCCAGTCTTTAGCAGGTATTATCCAACAGCCGACGGCTAAGGAAGAACAACTGCTGTCCAAGCTGGGGCAGGAGGATGCTTATACAGGGACAAACGGCTTTGGCTTGTACAAACCCAATGCCAAGGAGGAGTGGCTGGAGAAGCAGCCGGATCTGGATGATTTTCGGCTAGGCGATGTTTTTGTGGGTTCACTGGAAAAGATGAAGCGATTCCTGAGCGGACTGGATGAGCTTGTCCACCAGCATCGTGATGTAGAATACACTGCTGAGTATTATTCAGGTTACAAAGAAACGCTGCTAATCGGCGCTAACCTTCGTACTGTGCGGTTGGTCCAGCCTAATGAAGAAGCAGTTCCCATGCTGTCTTTATATCCTCTTCAAGAGGAGTGGAATCGTTATTTGCAGGAGAGCGGCATGGAAGTGAGTGAACTGCTAGAGCTTGTTTTGTATGATCGCTTGGATTCTATGGATAAGACGCTTGACCGCTACTACAGTTATTTCTCCCATAACATGGACTACTCAGAACTGAGCAAGCACAAGCTGCTGGAAGGATGGCGTAAAGACTTCGCTGAACAAATGTATCCTTTAGACCGAATTAACGAGATGCAGCAATGGATGGCAGAGCTGACGTATTCCAATCAGGTAAGCACACTGATTAACGCTTATTTTCTGGACACTCCTGGCGAGAAAACCTTTGATACCATTGACCTCTCGTTGAATACACTGATGCAAGCTATGCCGAAGGACAGACC
Proteins encoded:
- a CDS encoding methionine ABC transporter ATP-binding protein; translation: MITLHQVSKHYTTSSGPFHAVQSVSLQVEEGEIHGIIGASGAGKSTLLRLMNVLEQPDEGNVVVNGDELTRMPEKRLREARRSIGMIFQHYHLVHNRTVSGNVAMPLELAGVPKKERAARVRECLQFVGLADKAEQYPAQLSGGQKQRVAIARALANRPAVLLCDEPTSALDPQTTADILGVLREINRELGVTIVIVTHDMDVVRGICSRVSEMRDGHLLSTQLVADPAVDSTAKAGEAHE
- a CDS encoding methionine ABC transporter permease, which gives rise to MNETLSIIAQYQSEIWKAIGETFIMVGFSIAAAVLLGLPAGTILYLCGKGQKYENRLVFTILNSLVNVIRSFPFLLLVVFMIPFTRLVVGTALGTMAATVPMSVVAIAYYSRLVEQSLLDVPKGVIEAATSMGASTLQLIFKFLYVEARSGLVLGLTTSTISFISYSTVMGIVGGGGVGDFAIRYGYQRFETGLMAFTIVVMIIFVQTIQFTGSTISRRIDKR
- a CDS encoding MetQ/NlpA family ABC transporter substrate-binding protein; its protein translation is MSRKNNIKTNLKLFTLFAVVMLLVAGCGGQKQAAQETQPKEATSQKEVTLKVATLIPPMTDVLDIVKPLLKQDGVNLEIVVLSDNIQPNNALAAHEVDANFFQHAPFMQQYNESNKSDLVAVKPIYNAIYGAYSKKYKNIKDLPEGATIAIANDPANTGRSLVMMEQNGLIKLKEGVGYHATQADIIENKKKFVFKEVDLLMLARSLDDVDMAAMYPAYAKPLGLTPKKDALITEKDDTHFAINLVARKDNADSDAIQKLAKRMTGPEVRKFFEDNYKDSVIPAF
- a CDS encoding DUF4132 domain-containing protein, whose product is MHQEKNEQEYFTELKGRAAQLDGQQQELAQYVMELGRIHYIREDEEPFNECQRILNAQAEASGEPLFKPLAEVLCQLVGTTAGDVFEYITEHLTEYPYSTGYERKPFRTSDITFHTSRIYKRMVQLIRMDWIGFSLIDYLTKKDYEHANDYRIQETISDWIAYELDNGNPQVLEALKGIIYGDNQTALLSRAMIKGLLLSHQEENYHMIGELLAAAKLQEGLRQSIVEQMDEGTPEALVYLLKVIIDQGFIRYSSVVRALAVWTGMGLESANQRVVRQLIEQAYEALTNSELRQEWLTSANANEVYMSLWATAVYEERDLYGQVRQLMEQGVPYQKIVALYVLSNSKNKDVRLGIAREYLNETNPELQYWVLTNYTSNYFYEWVEGGTVADRIVKVVRTPLLENKEERRKDFERLHALFEQMKKGESTEPSKVLDFVNVHHRSDAPVQKMLYLAGYDMDATWIDEIVALKDQISPDLRGELLNHFVQNPDDTVQREFIFSSLSDKSMSIREFAVAKARKLTLAEEEMQQMEGLLKLKTGSLRQSVISLLLVQPDKSLNGSLERLLRAKAELQRLGGLEILTKIYADPERAEQYGTLQSLAGIIQQPTAKEEQLLSKLGQEDAYTGTNGFGLYKPNAKEEWLEKQPDLDDFRLGDVFVGSLEKMKRFLSGLDELVHQHRDVEYTAEYYSGYKETLLIGANLRTVRLVQPNEEAVPMLSLYPLQEEWNRYLQESGMEVSELLELVLYDRLDSMDKTLDRYYSYFSHNMDYSELSKHKLLEGWRKDFAEQMYPLDRINEMQQWMAELTYSNQVSTLINAYFLDTPGEKTFDTIDLSLNTLMQAMPKDRPAEDMGMLHLLSSPWIGLEKGRVHDDESFKRFFHTFVNYNELAGVLNRFYSPLDLEDYFKAYGKGLIGVGEVYRELLAGSDSRRHMSSLTNARNTWIASTPEFLEIRRTVIERLLEVELVRGDLPTDATPKVMGLGRIEGMDYFIRILEGLDKETFVRGYVYGYGDRITKKESFSHLLKACYPRDGEDAALLKEKLANAKITDKRLLEAAMYAPQWIEIVAGYLGWEGLRSAAWYFHAHINEGFSAEKETIVAHYSPIAPQDFNDGAFDIHWFHEAYETLGEERFDLLYDCAKYISAGANHRRSQLFADATLGKLKRSEMKKSVEDKRNKEHLLTYSLIPLAKPPEPDVRERYDFIQKFLEQSKKFGAQRKASEALVSRIALGNLARNAGYDDVTRLVWDMEARKLEDLRSYFEPHALEEATTIQLVIDGEGTADIEIVSKGKTLKSIPARFKKDEYVTALKELKGDLVDQYRRARKELERSMESGTAFIVKELTGLLGNPVLAPLVRTLVFKAGDRLGYFNEDTSGLADPSGKQYSVGEEEKLIIAHPLHLYESGRWSDFQKDLFDRKIRQPFKQVFRELYLPNADERASATVSRRYAGHQVQPNKTVALLKGRQWTVSYEEGLQKVYYAENLIANLYAMADWFSPADTEAPTLEMVQFFDRTTYKSVPLEEVPPVLFSEVMRDVDLVVSVAHVGGVDPEASLTTIEMRSVIVQESLRLLKISNVRLDGNYARIDGSLGEYAVHLGSGGVYKQARGALHIIPVHSQHRGRIFLPFLDEDPRTAEILSKIVLLAEDQKIKDPQILTQLQA